A stretch of the Panicum virgatum strain AP13 chromosome 9N, P.virgatum_v5, whole genome shotgun sequence genome encodes the following:
- the LOC120687354 gene encoding probable calcium-binding protein CML11, whose protein sequence is MSDATTAPAGAGDHTAAQKPPAAPSPEATAVTRRGGSQAAAQQQQSRLDDDQLEELREIFRSFDRNADGSLTQLELGSLLRSLGLTPSTDQLDALISRADTNSNGLVKFSEFVALVAPDLLADRSPYSEDQLRKLFSIFDRDGNGFITAAELAHSMAKLGHALTVKELTGMIKEADTDGDGRINFQEFSRAITAAAFDNIFS, encoded by the coding sequence ATGAGCGACGCCACCACGGCccccgccggagccggagacCACACCGCCGCGCAAAAGCCACCGGCCGCCCCGTCGCCAGAGGCAACGGCGGTCACCCGGCGGGGCGGcagccaggcggcggcgcagcagcagcaatcaCGGCTGGACGACGACCAGCTGGAGGAGCTGCGGGAGATCTTCCGCTCCTTCGACCGCAACGCCGACGGCAGCCTCACGCAGCTGGAGCTGGGCTCCCTTCTCCGGTCCCTGGGCCTCACGCCCAGCACCGACCAGCTCGACGCGCTCATCTCCCGCGCCGACACCAACTCCAACGGCCTCGTCAAGTTCTCCGAGTTCGTCGCGCTCGTGGCCCCCGACCTCCTCGCCGACCGATCCCCATACTCCGAGGACCAGCTGCGGAAGCTCTTCTCCATCTTCGACCGCGACGGCAACGGCTTCATCACCGCGGCCGAGCTCGCGCACTCCATGGCCAAGCTCGGCCACGCGCTCACCGTCAAGGAGCTCACGGGGATGATCAAGGAGGCCGacaccgacggcgacggccggatCAACTTCCAGGAGTTCTCGCGCGCCATCACCGCCGCGGCGTTCGACAACATCTTCTCCTGA